Genomic window (Drosophila ananassae strain 14024-0371.13 chromosome 3L, ASM1763931v2, whole genome shotgun sequence):
GGAAGGCATGGAATCGGAATATGTCGCTGACACTGTGCTTGGAGGGCTCTATGTGGCCCATGCGAGTGAAGTGGATGCGAGGGCCGCCAGGGCCAATAGGATTGGGCAATGAGGTGAATATTCTATAAAGAAATTCAAAAGATTAATGACATGAAAGTAAGGGGGATCCCCAGAAAACTTACCCAGATCGGGCCAGCTCGAAAAGCTTGTCGTCCACAAAACGACTCTTGAGCAGCTCACGCTCTTTGGTCTTGTATGTATAGTAGAAGAGTATCCGCTTTTTGGCCTCCTCGAGATCCCAGTGACAAAATCGCAAAAAGGCCGCCAAGAATTGATCGTCGGTCCGCGCCTGAATGTACTCCTCCTCGTTTAACCAGGTGCGCATCGCCTCAATTTTGCAAACCACATCATTGTCCACCTCATTGAGCTGCTCTCTGGCCACAAGGGCCAGTTCGGGTGCCAGCGGTCGGATGTTAGCCATGGTCACAGGAGAACTGGAAAACGGGTGAAACGTTTAATTTTGGGGGGAAGACGATGCCGAAAGGTGTAGGTGCTATGTGTTTTGTGTCTTTGAAGCCAGGGCTGTGTGTTCTCTGGCCAGGTGCGAACACGACTAATCGAAATATCGTCGCTTGCCTGGACCGAACTCCCCCCAATACCAATGCCAATGCCGAATCGAATCGGAAAGCGCCTCGTCCATATGAAATATGGGGTACACTGGTTCGCGGTAACCCGAAAAACTCAACCGATGGCAAACTCACTATGATCAAACAAATTGTGGCGTCAGATTAGACGCCATATCAGTGACCGATAGGGACAAACACAAATAGAAATGTTTCGCAGATATGATAAATCAATCAATAAGTTCACTTGTATTTCACCAATTGGTTTACTTTCTATTTTAATGGAAGTCAGAgggttatttatttaattcctTAAGCCActtaatttcagtttaactTTGATGGTTGAGGTTCTGATTCCGACTTGGAGAAGGGTGGACTTTTGATTTTCAATGTTATCTTTTTATAGATCCCCGATTACCGATTGCAACTACATCCTCTTGACTCGAAATAAATGGCATTTACTTTAAGACCGATTAGCGGGTAATTCCGGCCAACTGTGCAACCCAATTCCCCGATAAGATAAAGTCTATGGCGTGGTCCGATGCCCAGACGCCGTCCAAACAGCTCCCCTAGCAGCTGCACCACAGTATTCGAATATATCTATATGTTTGCCACTGATGCAGCCGAGTCGCAATCTTATCTCGCGGGAGAGACTTCGACCGCCGGGTTCGGATTGGTATCTGGGATGAGGTATCTGGCCAAAATGGAGAGGGAGAGAGAGCCACGTTAGCTATCAGTTAGAATGagtggccataaaaaccgtaGATTAGCATTTGAcggttattttttttcggctaCGGATTGGCAGAGTGATTTGAGAAAAGTTTTAGTAGCCATCCAGCTGTCAGAAAGCTAACGCCTTTGTCGCCATGGCCGAGCTACGTCCCCTGAGTCCCGAACTGAGGCGCATCGCCGAAACGGAACTTAACGAAGTGGAGGAGCGAGTGCCCGCCGATCTGGTGGCTCTCAGGGATTGGCTGTCCAAGCAACCGCATCTGAAGGCCCGTCAGGATGACCAGTTCCTCGTGGGATTCCTGCGCGGCTGTAAGTTCAGTCTGGAGAAGACCAAATCCAAGCTGGATAACTTCTACACGATCAAGACCCTGATGCCGGAGCTATTCGGCAACAGAACAATGGATGCAAAGAACATAGCTCTGTGTAGAACGGGGTGAGTGGAGTGTCTCTAATTCCAAAATGGAAAACTAACCACCATCCTTAACCACCTTTAGGACCTACGTACGATTGCCCAAACCCTGGGGTCCTGGTGGCCCCCGGTTACAGCTCACCACCTACGAGAAGTTCGATCCCAAGTCGTTCAAGATGTTGGACCTATTCCGGTTCCAGACCATGATTTCGGAGCAGGCCATCAGTCAGGATGACAGCAGCAATATAAGCGGTTACATCGAGATCATAGACATGGGAAAACTGAGTCTCAGCTTCCTGGCCCAGCTGGACTTTACTCTAATCAAGAAAATGGGAGTGTTTGCCGAAAAGGCTCAGCCCACCCGCCTGAAGGGCGTCCACTTGATCAACTGTCCCAAGGAGGGAGTGGCGCTCCTCAATCTGGCCAAGAGCCTCATGCCCAGCAAGCTACAGCAACGGGTGAGTGTCCAAAAATAGCTGACTAGTTGTGGGGGAATTTTAGCTAATTTAGACTCTTATCGGAGGCACTCGACGAGGATTATCAGCCAGCCAGGCCACTGGGAACTGATAAGGGCGTCAAGAGGTCTCCCGTTCGCTCACCCTTGAACTagtatattaattattatttcgcAAATCACTGCAAATTAAGTTCCCTGGCAAGGTTCATACATGGTCAAGTGCAACGTAAGGAACACATTGCCTAAGGTCAGTTGCCTACGCCGGCCGGATTCTTATCAGGGCGGGCCAATTGCAGAAAGTATTTTTCAACCAAAGCCTCAACAAACGACACTTTATCTTCCGACTGACTCACCAAGCAACTCTTTACTCTCCACAGTTTCACGTTTATAAAAATCTGGATCAACTGGCCGAGGTGATACCGCGGGAATATCTGCCGGAGGAGTTTGGTGGCTCCAACGGACGTATAGCTGACATTGCGGCGGAGATGGAGAAGGGATTGCTCGCCTACCAGAACTACTTCCTCGAGGAGACCAAGTACGGTGTCAATGAGCAGCTACGGCCCGGAAAACGAGTGACTGCCGACACCCTCTTTGGGGTGGAAGGCTCCTTCCGCAAACTCGACATCGATTAGATTCGGAAaagtattaaaattaattgtaaAAGGACGGAGGAGTGTGGTCTCCATTAAAGGCTTAACTTGAAAACGGGAGAACCGCCGAGACAGGTGCCGACAGATGGCCGAATCGCAGAGCCATTTGCTTTTAGCGAAAGCACTATCTGTGACACCTGTTAATGGCTTTGTCAATCAGTTAACCAAATTATGGGGGATCAGTGGTTGGTCATGTTAATTTGCACCTCGCCAGGGGCAGTTCCTCTGCGGAAGTCAACGGAATGACTACGTTCTCCACCGGCGAAGAAGTCAGTACCATGGACATCCATTTACACCACTTTTAAGTTTCGAATTCCCATTTCACAGTTTGACTTTAGCAAGTGGGACTTCCCAGCGGAGCGCATCTGGCTACACAAGCCCGATGCCGAGATCACCTGGAAAATCTGCACCTTCGTGCCCCTGATAGCCTTCGGTTTGTATGGGAACATTATAATGGTCTATCTGATAGTCGCCAATCGCTCCCTGAGGACGCCCACGAACATGATCATAGCCAACATGGCAGTGGCCGATCTTCTCACGCTGGCCATCTGCCCGGCCATGTTCATGTTGAACGACTTCTATCAGAACTACCAGCTGGGCTGCGTGGGCTGCAAGCTGGAGGGCTTCCTGGTGGTGGTCTTCCTCATTACGGCGGTGCTCAATCTCTCAGCTGTTAGCTACGACCGCTTGACAGCCATCGTCCTGCCCAGGGAGACCCGTCTGACAATGAGGGGTGCCCAAATAGTGGTTGTATCCACCTGGATATCGGGCATCCTGCTGGCCTCGCCCTTGGCCTTCTATCGCTCCTACAAGGTGCGCATTTGGAAGAACTTCACCGAACGCTACTGCAAGGAGAACACGGCGGTTTTGCCAAAGTACTGGTACGTGTTGATCACCATTTTGGTGTGGCTTCCCCTGGGCATCATGCTCATCTGCTACATAGCAATTTTCTACAAGGTAAGTGGGTTATTCTTTCCTGGGAACTCTGGAACTAAAAGAGATCTTACAACCAGCTGGATCGCTATGAAAAGCGCCTCAGGAGCCGCGAAAATCCCCTGACAGTCAGCTACAAACGTAGTGTGGCCAAGACGCTCTTCATCGTGGTGGTGGTCTTTGCGGCACTCCGGCTTCCCTTCACCATTTTGGTGGTGCTGCGGGAGAAGTACTATGACGAGGATATATCCGTGGGCAGTGGCATGCAGCTCTTCTGGTACATCTCTCAGTACTTGATGTTCCTCAATGCCGCCGTCAATCCGCTCATCTACGGCTTCAACAACGAGAACTTCCGCAGGGCCTACAACCAGATCTCTTGGGTCCGTCGATGCCGAGAAACCACCAAACTAAGAAAGGAGTCGGATCCATCAGATCACTGTTGCTATTGTGCGTTTATGAAGAAGGGAAAAGCGGCCGTTAAAAATGCAGAGGAACCTAAACAACCCAAGACTGCAGAAGTGGAGAGTACAGAGTTGTCCACAGAAAGTTATCCGACAACCAAGACCACAGAGAGGATTCGGGATGAGCCGGGGGATTCCCTAGTGCCAGATATCGAAGCTGATggatttatttaattcataGCTCTTCAAGGTACTCCAGAAAAAGAGTAAAAACTATTATAACCAACACTTCCTATAGCTAATATACCCCACAAGTGAGGTGATCCATCAGCTGGCTCCAGATCTCTGAACTAAGAGCTTTATTAACCGTTTCTATAGAACCAGCTTGGTAGTATTCTCTACCACTGCACGTGGTACAGTTCTCAGTGTTTCGTTTTGTatagtttttacaaaaatcCAAGAAATATATGTGAATCAAATGTGTAAACTACTGTTTTTGTTAATCTTTGTGGGCACTGTGCCCTGGGGAAGTGGATTCCAAGTGCTTTTCGAGGAGACATTCCCCACCCACTTTCTCAGCTCGGATCAGGAATCCATGCAGCACAAGCGGGCTGCCGATGTACCGCAGTTCTTCGACCAAGGTCTcttaaataattcaattaacaactttatttacaattaaaatttgaaaaagcgATCTCTAGAGACTAGACTCTAGAGTCTAGAGCCCCGCAGCTCAGGCTAAACCAAACAATTCAGACTTCATGTAAGCAAAGCCATGGGCCTCCAGGAATCGGATGAACTGACCCATGCCCATGACACCATCCTCCTCGTTGAAGAGCTGTTCGCTAAAGTCTTCGAATCCGCGCTTCCTTTGTCGCGGTTCCGTTCGCACCACGCTGATCTTTTGCCATCGCAGGGCCTTGATGCAGCGCCAGAACTCCTGGACGTTGTCGGCGTCTCCTTCCACGCAAATGATGCCGGGCTTGCCGGGACGACTGAAGCCGGTCAAGTCCAACTGACGAGCTTGACGTATCAGCTCCTGCCGCTTGGCAGAGGACTTGATGTGGTGCGAGTAGATCCACAGGCGTTCCAGGTGGCTAGTGACTGGCTGAGGCGGAGCTGGAGGCAACTTGGGTTCTGAGAACTCGCTATCCGGTCGCTTAAGCAGCTCCTCGATCTTTTCCAGCAGCCAACTGAGTAGCTGAAAGACGTAgggctccgcagcatcctcaGCTGGCAGTTCGTTTTGGTAATTTTCAACATCAGTCTTGAGGCACTGTTCCCGGGATTTGCCAAGGAGTGGACTGTGCACACTAACCCGCGCCCGTTCCAAGAGCGGATACAGATGTGGCAGTTCCACCCTGACCTCCACGCTATGGCTGTTGCTCagatttaattttatgatGTACTCCAGGTGCGACGGCAGATCGGTGAATGATTTTCCTTTATCTTCCGCTAGGAACTCATTGAAATCAGCCACCACGCCGGCATCGAGCATCTGCAGCTCCCCGGGGCCACAATAAATTGAGTTCAGCAActccagctcctccagctGTTGGCCAATGCAGCGGCGATAGGTTTCCATCTCATCCTCGGCCATGGCTATCAGAGAATGTGAGAGAATTGTTTGGTTTAGTCAGCGGGCGACGACGGTCTAAGCTTACGGCCTATGAATCCTAGACAAGCAAGGCTAACACATCAGTGTATCCTATTCCAGCTAGCTTCAGTTTCGATGGCTTGACGAGAGTGGCCTCGGTACCGGTGCCCTTCCCATTGGACATCTGCATCCTTCAGCTGCCCACTGTCAAGTATGCCACGGCCCTGCACAAGGATCCTTCGGGATTGCGTCATTTCGCCGTCTATGCCTGGCACCAGGACGAGCTGGAGTACAAGCTCCTGCTTCAGCTGCCCGCTCCCAAGGCGGTGGCCCTGGACTGCCTGGCCTTTGCCGGTCGTGGTTATATAGCCTTGAGCTACAACCTCACCGAGCCCGTAAAGCTAGCACGCGAAGGATCGC
Coding sequences:
- the LOC6495340 gene encoding alpha-tocopherol transfer protein-like, producing the protein MAELRPLSPELRRIAETELNEVEERVPADLVALRDWLSKQPHLKARQDDQFLVGFLRGCKFSLEKTKSKLDNFYTIKTLMPELFGNRTMDAKNIALCRTGTYVRLPKPWGPGGPRLQLTTYEKFDPKSFKMLDLFRFQTMISEQAISQDDSSNISGYIEIIDMGKLSLSFLAQLDFTLIKKMGVFAEKAQPTRLKGVHLINCPKEGVALLNLAKSLMPSKLQQRFHVYKNLDQLAEVIPREYLPEEFGGSNGRIADIAAEMEKGLLAYQNYFLEETKYGVNEQLRPGKRVTADTLFGVEGSFRKLDID
- the LOC6495341 gene encoding neuropeptide FF receptor 2; this encodes MTTFSTGEEFDFSKWDFPAERIWLHKPDAEITWKICTFVPLIAFGLYGNIIMVYLIVANRSLRTPTNMIIANMAVADLLTLAICPAMFMLNDFYQNYQLGCVGCKLEGFLVVVFLITAVLNLSAVSYDRLTAIVLPRETRLTMRGAQIVVVSTWISGILLASPLAFYRSYKVRIWKNFTERYCKENTAVLPKYWYVLITILVWLPLGIMLICYIAIFYKLDRYEKRLRSRENPLTVSYKRSVAKTLFIVVVVFAALRLPFTILVVLREKYYDEDISVGSGMQLFWYISQYLMFLNAAVNPLIYGFNNENFRRAYNQISWVRRCRETTKLRKESDPSDHCCYCAFMKKGKAAVKNAEEPKQPKTAEVESTELSTESYPTTKTTERIRDEPGDSLVPDIEADGFI
- the LOC6495332 gene encoding RWD domain-containing protein 2A, giving the protein MAEDEMETYRRCIGQQLEELELLNSIYCGPGELQMLDAGVVADFNEFLAEDKGKSFTDLPSHLEYIIKLNLSNSHSVEVRVELPHLYPLLERARVSVHSPLLGKSREQCLKTDVENYQNELPAEDAAEPYVFQLLSWLLEKIEELLKRPDSEFSEPKLPPAPPQPVTSHLERLWIYSHHIKSSAKRQELIRQARQLDLTGFSRPGKPGIICVEGDADNVQEFWRCIKALRWQKISVVRTEPRQRKRGFEDFSEQLFNEEDGVMGMGQFIRFLEAHGFAYMKSELFGLA